Part of the Henckelia pumila isolate YLH828 chromosome 2, ASM3356847v2, whole genome shotgun sequence genome is shown below.
atgataaattaaattaccCGAAAGTTCCCATGACACGCGTGGAAACGTGAGTGTAATTTTCGGTAGTGAGTTTAGCCAATCCGAAATCAGCCAcctatgttatatatatatatattgggaaacaaaataaataatggtATCATAGAAAGAGATATTTGTTGATCGTGAAGACATTAACGggtatattattgattgtaaattatttaatttgaagattTGAGGGATACCATGGCCTCAAAATTGAAGTCAAGTAGTATATTTGCTGTCTTGATGTCGCGATGGATGATTCGAGGGTGGCCTGCAATAAGAGTAATGTGTTAAGATATTTGTTGATCGTGAAGACATTAACGGGTGGCCTAACAATGGGATGGGTGGACCCAAGTATGGGCAGTCCAATATATAACGGAATAACAAGCCAAAAATTCTTACAATCTTCATGCAGGTAAGCAAGGCCCTTGGCCGATCCCACCGCGATTCGAAGCCTTGTCGCCCAGTCCATGACCGGCTGATCTTTTGCTGCAACAACAAACTCACGTTTTTACCATCAATATCAATCCCTACCACAAATATTATACAAGattctaaaatatatatatatagcagaATGCATGCAGTACCATGAAGATGGAATTCTAAGGTCTTGTTGGGCACGAACTCGTAAACCAACATCCGCTGCTCTCCCGCAATGCAATATCCAACAAGAGACACGAGGTGCCGGTGATGAACTCGGCTGATGATATCAACCTCCGCTTGGAACTCGCGTTCGCCTTGCCCGCTACCGGCTTTGAGACTCTTCACGGCAACCTCCCTCCCATCGGGTAAGACTCCTTTGTGGACGAAACCGAAACCTCCTTGGCCTAACAAATTGGTGTGAGCAAACCCACCCGTGGCGGCTGCGAGCTCTTCGTAACTGAACTGGCTTCTAGGACGTCCCATGTTGCCACCCACGTTGGGAGATGGAGGTGGCAGGGAAGTGGGATGTTGCCCTGAATTGTTGTAGCCAACAGGACTGAACTCGTTGCTTAGATTCGCATGGGGCGGGGGAGGAGTTGTGCCCCAACCGCCGCCGCCGGGTGGTGGAGGAAGCTTCACGATGTGATCATTGTTCTGAGGGACGTTGTGCCGATTTGCGTTGCCTCCATTGTAATATTGCTCTCCCCCTTGAACCAAAAACATTTTGTATGATATAACTTAAATTCTAACTCTCATTCGTAGTGTTTGATAGAGCTTTTAGAAagcatttttcaattttttcttaacaaaatttcaaaatcttGTTAAAAAAATCTGAGCACACTAAGCATGCATTtgctttaaaaaatattttaaaattataaagtaaatATTATTCATCAAAACTATCTATTGAAAATGTAAAGTACTCTTATATATATTTGCATACCTTTAGGTGGACGCCCATGATCATTATAATACGGCGGCGATTTCTTCCTCCTCTTCGCACATACCAGACAGATTATCAAAATGGCAAGAATCAATATTCCTCCGACAACAACACCTGCAAAGATCGCTATACTATCTGTCGAATCAGAAGGCGAAGACGAAGCATCCGACGTCCCAGATGATGAACTCGTACTCCCGTTTGATGGACGCACGGGAGATGGAGGAGCCAAAGCAGACGGTGTTTGTGATCCACCTGTTGGAGAGGAGTTAGGTGTCGGAATACCGCCGCGAGAAGGAGGAGGCACGCGGTTATTGTTCGATGAAGCCGGCGGAGACggcgatgacgatgatgatggaGGAGGCTGTGTGACTACTGGAGCTTGAGGTGCTGGCGGGGTTTGGGATTCTGTTGGTGTGGAAGGTGGCGGGCCTGAAGAAGGGTCGTCTCCGGGTGTGGAGGAGTCTGGAGGAGGAGGGGAGGAAGCTGGTGGATCTGGCGGTGATGTTGGAGGGGCCGGTGGAGTTACCTTCTGATCCGGTGGAGGTGGCGAAGTATCTGCTGGAGGAGCTGGCGGAGATTCTTCGGGTATATCACTTGGTGGAGAAGTGTCAGGAGATGAAGCCATCTGTATATAACTTTCCGGCGAAGATTGGCGTCGGTTTCACCGCCGGAAAACTCTCCCGATGACTGCTCTACGAGGCAATGTAATGCGAAGCCACATGAACATATATTACATCCATCCTCAACAAAGAAACATATATCACATATGCGATACTTTAAAATTCACACATAAATTATAATGAAAAAAAACGATTCTTTTTCCATCCTCGTATATTGTTTTATAAAATGCACCTTACATTTCTTTAGAAATAACAGGTAATTGTGTGTGTATATGTTAAATGATTACACAAATCAAGAGAGAATAGACAAACATACCAGAATTAACGCAGCAGTTGAAGGTTCCTCGAATGTAAAAGAGAAGGAGAGGAACATTATTGAATTGTGTATTTTTTCATGTCATTTCCAGGAGTCTAATCTCCACCTTTGACTTCCTACAAACAAGGACACTCTCAAATGCCTAAAATTATGTTTCCTGCCACAAATTTCGGCCTCAATGGCTTGTGTTGAGAACTCGTGACACATTTTGGATAATGagaattttataaattaatgtataaatttctttttttaaaaaaaaaatcattttcgtTTTGCGAGGCAAAGTGATTCAACAAACACTATAGTCGTTGCAAGCGAAGCATTCATTACGATAGGTAAACTTTTTATTAAGTTTTGAGTCAAAGCCCAAATAGATTTGCAAGCCCATTTGATGTTTCGGGATTcttcttaaattttattatttcattttattgttATAAAGAATGACTAGATTTCCTCCAGGTGTCGCAAGATTATTGATTGTAATAGGTTATATAAACAATATTGTGCATCGTCGATATTCAAGGAATGAAGTCCCGTTTCTTCATTCTGATTCTTATTGTTTTAACTATGACAACGGAAAGCATAATAATCACAAAATATTTACAGCTTAATACGGTCACATACAAAATCTTGCAAAAAGTTATAGCTTCGATCTTAAAATTACTTATACTAGCTGAGCTTTTCATTTAGATTCTGTTGCATAGATTGTTTATCTACCACACTAGGGGACATATTGGCTGGTTGCACAAATTGAACATATGGAGAACTAGATGATGTCACAGGAGGGCGAAATGGCCAGGGCAAGACGCCGGTACCTAGAGAAGGGGGCGTAGGGAATGGAACCGATCTCATCGAACTACAAGAAGCAAACTTTGAATCTGTATCAACCCTTTTTTCCTCCCTCGTCTTGTACTGTAAATCGATCTCCATATTCTGGGTCGAAGTTTGCTTCGCGTCTGGGGGTTTGTGGACAGGAGAATTTccactcgggactgtggtttcCATAAGGATGGTGTTCCAAGCATAGCAGAGTTATAAGCCCGGTGGAAATTATCTTTCTCGGCATTCTCTTTACCTTTGTTTTGATGGGACGCACTCAAGATTTCACTTGGCTTTGCATGCTTGTCCTTGTCTAACAAAACTGCTTCAACTAGATCGGCTTTGGACGAGCGGCCGGCAGAAATAGAAGCGGTTGTAAACGCTTTCTCTGGAGGGACAACTGGGTGATAATCTAATGGAAAAAGGTCATCCCAATTTTCCAATAGCTTCTTGTACACTTTGCGTAGAGTCACTTCTGTTAGGCCAGTCACTTTACAGATTTCAGCCTGTGTTTTGCGTTTATCCTCTAACTGGCAAGCCAGATAGATGGCAGCCACAGAGATGCTGATAGGGTTACGTCGGGTGCAGAAGCATTTGTTTATAACTACTTCGCCTATGTGCGTTGCCAGCTCCTTTGATCAATCATCACCAAAAAATTACAGACATAAGTGTTACAAGTTCAGTGAGCGTCGTAAACATTTATCGATCGTGATAGGTGATTGACAAGTACCTGAGCAGATTTGTTGAGTTGGAGAAGTGTGCAAAACCGCGACATGTGCACATATATTGAGTTGCTATTGATAGGCTGGCTTAGTTGTAAAGCTTCTCCAATAATTTTGATGTACTTTCCTATCTCCTTTTGGGGTAAATTTGCAGCAATGGATATTTCCTGAAGACACAAAATGAAGAAAATCAAATGATAGAAAGGAAAACTTTGGAGATTATCATCTTGCGATGTAGCAAAATAGAGACCCAAAAAGAGAATCACAATCAACACTTCAAGAAAGAACAAGCAAGAATAGCCTGATAAGGTATAAGTGAGAAAACAAATGCACAACAACGCTTTTgcagcgttgtcttttatacaATCTACAACGCCTTTAAGCGTTGTGGTTACAACGCTTAAAGGCGTTGTAGATtgtataaaagacaacgctgcaaaagcgttgttgtttgtAAAAAtgacaacgcataaaaagcgttgtagattgaagctacgacaacgcttttaatagatacaacaacgcttaaaaagcgttgtcctCTCCAcataccacaacgctttttaagcgttgtctttgccgaaaaccacaacgctttttccgcgttgtctgtGACCGCGAtcttttacaacactgcctacgacaacgctttttttggGAGAACAACAACGCGGAAAATGCGTTGTTGTttgccttttttcttgtagtgattaaGTGAGAAAAAAAATGCACATACGTGGATTATTCTACTGTTGATTCGAAGATCTGGCAAAATCATATTAAATTGCTCAACTTACTCAGCAGCGGTCGAGGCAAAAACCATTAGTAAGATCAAAACATAGCATGGACCATACACATACCACCTCTCACCCATCCCAAAACAAAGCAAAATGAGGGGGATAAAAAAGGCAGAGCAGTTCAACTGGAAAAATAACTCAGTCAACCAGgggatccaaaaaaaaaaagcatctTGCTTTTGTATGCTAGTTACAAACATTCGCTCGATATAGAATCCATGAAAGAAATTTGCTCCCCGCACTATTAACTCGCAGTTTCCATGAAGCCACAGAATGCTACCAACCATTTTCAAAGATCACCAAACAAGCACAGCGAGGAAACCTttccaaacatatatatatattttggtttAACAGAGAGCATGTAGCTTCTAAAACATAATTTGGAGGTAAATATTTTTACTTTCTTCTGGAAACATTAATAGTAAAGCCTAAACGGGATGAAATTTTTTCACTCCGTGTATCCACATTTTCATAAACAAGGCTACACAACCCCAATTTGCATACAATATCCAAGAAAATCAAgcctaaaaaattaaatttttttcacttAAATAATGCATACATACCTGGAGCGTCCTGGGTTCTTGAGCTTCTCTGATGGCCTGCACCAAAGCAGCAGTAGCAAAAGCCTCGAGGGACCAAGTAGAAAAGGCGGTGATGAATCCCGTCGGCTCGAATGGGTCATCGTCGGAATTTCGAGGGGCTTTGGGGACGGCGGGGAGGTCGGAGGTGACCAAGCAGAGAGGGGAATCTTGCGCTCGGAGGTGGAAAAAATGGTGAGGCAGTGTCTGCCGCTCCTCAACCACGCGGCCGCGGGAGGTGCACTCCGTTATACTCCGGCCGGAAGATGTGGTGGCGCAGCGGCCTTGCTCGGAGGCACCGCATTTCGGATTCGCCGATCGTAGATGATTGATTGAGTAGCTTGCTGTGCAAAGTTACAGTCAACACCTTCTAAAAACCTCAAAAGTACAATTCGAAacacttaatttttattttaaacatAGCAGATAGTTTTATCAAAATCGAGTGATGTTATATGTACGTTGTATATCAGTTCTTAcatcattaaaaaattatatttgttgTCTAATGATACATTGATTAAGAATTCTCAGgttaatatcaaaatctttaaaTGTAATTGATGTAAATATTGATCTACAATATATTGAGTATACTTTTACTATTGTTAATCTCTTACTATTATATTAAAGATGTGGGTCTCATACTAATTTTTTGGTAAGTTAGTATGACCTTttctaatttttaaataattccTTACTATTTTACAGAAAAAAACAATGGGAAAGTAGATAATATTAATCGGTAAAAtccatattttaaaaaataacttctCACATCCATTTTCTTTGTGTGTGCAGTTATTTTTTTCTATCTCCCACTACTTAGCATTGTATTTCTCTTTTTTTATGCAAAACAAAAAGAGAAAACCAAAACTAACTGAATTTTTGGAACACTATATGGAATATGTTTAAATTAAGCACAAACGCATTTATCACATTTTTTTGTTACACATTCAATGTATGTGCCAATGTTGCTAgtctattattatttataaagagATTGTATTCGACAAGAAACtgagtaaaaattaaatttcataattgTCCTTTTAGcaacaaattttaattttctataatttttatttattaaaaaaaatgtaaaccGCTAAAACAATGTGATCAACACATTTTCTATATTTCAAGTTCAACTCCTCATGAAAACATGATCCATCCAATTGAAAATAGGTAATCCAATTGTCCATTTATAATTATTTGTGCATACACATTGCATGTGTGTATTTGCGTTTGAGATAATGTATCGATATATAGATCTGGTTATAGCAAATTTTCTCCCcctgttttttttttgagtaacactcctgtgcaacggtctcattcgtgagacgggtcaaccctatccatatttacaataataagtaatacttttgacataaaatgtaatactttttaatggataacccatataagagacccgTCACACGAATATGACCCGTGCAACGGTTGCATACAAGTgtttgccttttttttttttttttaacttgacTCTTACCAATATTGTTGGCATTTTTTAGTTAACTTTGATAAAATCTCaccttttattttgtttgtttgtttgtttattttttttagaatgaCAATAATTCATTAAGGAGAATTCATTAAGTTTTTCAAAACAATATATTGTAACCTAAGTGGCGAGCCACCATAAAACCATTCAAGTGAAACTAAAGAAGCCAGAGCTTTTTTAGCAATTCGATTGTGTCGCACCGGCCGTCCCGTTCGCTTTCCTTCACACACGgtttgaataaataaaatttgaggaAGTTGTGCTCGAATTTCCAAAGCTATTAATTACTCTATCCAGACTTAAGTCATCTATTAGTCTCGTGATTGCTTGAACGACCAACAAAAATGGAAGATGAGTTGactaaataaaatgtgtgttgGAATtataagaaaatgataaaaaaatatatcaaatattaGTTAGCCTAGGAGAGATTTAAAGAATTACCGATGACGTGTAGGTTATTTTACATCAAAGTTTTAAAGATGGGACGAAATCTCAAGTTCGAGATTCAATTATGACAATCACATCTaaaaaatagatttaaaaaatatgttttttttaataaattggactcgaaatacatatatattaaatagataaatattatattaagatAGTTATCGGGTActataaaacaaaataatttcagACTCAAAAAATATGTCAAAACATATTTAACTTCAGCTCGAATTCGATAACGCCAAGTatacaaatccaatattttCCGAACCAATTTAAAAAGAGCTCGAATATCGACGTTTAATGTTAGAGTAACATttctgtgagacggtctcatctgTGAGACAGGTCAATCCTAcgcatatttataataataagtaatatttttgacataaaatataatactttttaataaataatccaTATAAGACGTCCGTCTAAAACAAACTACCATTGATACGATAGGAATTTTTGCCTTAATGTTATTGTTGAACGGCTGCAGAATCCATTCCGCCAAATCTCACTCTCCCCGACCCATGCAATGTAACTTCCAAAGTTTGAATCTGTAAATGAtcgataatttttttatttttcagcttGATTTTTCGAATCGGTATGAAGGATGATGATGCCCTGCCTGTATCAACGCCTCCATCATCGGCACTTTTGTCATCGTTGTCCGCAGGAATTGGGAAGAAGGAGATTTCACCGTATTCGCCGATCGTTTTTGGTCGAGGACGGTACAAATTCTGGGCACTCGCCGCCATTTTGTTGCTGGCTTTTTGGTCCATGCTAACCGGAACCGTCAACCTCAGGTGGTCCGCTGGAAACATTGCCCGTTCCTCCGACGATTTTCACTCGCTCGCTGCTGAAGATCTCGACGCCCTTG
Proteins encoded:
- the LOC140880830 gene encoding proline-rich receptor-like protein kinase PERK15, yielding MASSPDTSPPSDIPEESPPAPPADTSPPPPDQKVTPPAPPTSPPDPPASSPPPPDSSTPGDDPSSGPPPSTPTESQTPPAPQAPVVTQPPPSSSSSPSPPASSNNNRVPPPSRGGIPTPNSSPTGGSQTPSALAPPSPVRPSNGSTSSSSGTSDASSSPSDSTDSIAIFAGVVVGGILILAILIICLVCAKRRKKSPPYYNDHGRPPKGGEQYYNGGNANRHNVPQNNDHIVKLPPPPGGGGWGTTPPPPHANLSNEFSPVGYNNSGQHPTSLPPPSPNVGGNMGRPRSQFSYEELAAATGGFAHTNLLGQGGFGFVHKGVLPDGREVAVKSLKAGSGQGEREFQAEVDIISRVHHRHLVSLVGYCIAGEQRMLVYEFVPNKTLEFHLHAKDQPVMDWATRLRIAVGSAKGLAYLHEDCHPRIIHRDIKTANILLDFNFEAMVADFGLAKLTTENYTHVSTRVMGTFGYLAPEYASSGKLTEKSDVFSFGVMLLELITGRKPVDHTNKTMEDSLVDWARPLLSKALEDGNYDALVDPRLQDNYVPHEMARMVSCAAASIRHSARRRPKMSQIVRALDGNSLLEDLNEGVKPGQSAPFNPRGNIESYDTGAYNADMMKFRKMVMTSQDSNSSEYGATSEYGLNPSSSSSSDSRELGEVTPKGSKP
- the LOC140885233 gene encoding uncharacterized protein, coding for MKDDDALPVSTPPSSALLSSLSAGIGKKEISPYSPIVFGRGRYKFWALAAILLLAFWSMLTGTVNLRWSAGNIARSSDDFHSLAAEDLDALDMEEREKLVKHMWDVYTNGKRVALPRFWKDAFVAAYEDLTSEVPEVREAAITEIARMSVHHIENLPAPLHSSSSLGNRDLKLRQG